From one Catenuloplanes nepalensis genomic stretch:
- a CDS encoding DUF6624 domain-containing protein produces MTDTALQSELTEMGRVDLEVTRAALDQDDHEAQLAWRRVTAAHAERLAEILDVHGWPGDDLVGREASQAAWKVAQHADHRLDVQRLALTMLSEAVAEGRAAVRDLAFLTDRVRINEGRRQIYGTQIAGVRDGRPVPWPLEEPERMEELRAAAGIESFAAQTGV; encoded by the coding sequence GTGACGGACACCGCATTGCAGTCGGAGTTGACCGAGATGGGCCGCGTCGACCTGGAGGTGACCAGGGCCGCGCTCGATCAGGACGATCATGAGGCGCAGCTGGCGTGGCGGCGGGTGACCGCGGCGCACGCGGAGCGGCTCGCCGAGATCCTGGATGTGCACGGCTGGCCGGGCGACGACCTGGTCGGCCGGGAGGCCTCGCAGGCCGCGTGGAAGGTGGCCCAGCACGCCGACCATCGCCTCGACGTGCAGCGGCTGGCGTTGACGATGCTGTCGGAGGCGGTGGCCGAGGGCCGGGCCGCCGTCCGTGACCTGGCGTTCCTGACCGATCGGGTCCGGATCAACGAGGGGCGCCGGCAGATCTACGGCACCCAGATCGCGGGGGTACGGGACGGCAGGCCGGTCCCGTGGCCGCTGGAGGAGCCGGAGCGGATGGAGGAGTTGCGGGCTGCGGCCGGAATCGAGTCGTTCGCGGCCCAGACCGGCGTCTAA
- the hemC gene encoding hydroxymethylbilane synthase, which translates to MAVSRVVRVGTRNSPMALAQVERVKALLTAAHPDVSVEVVSMTTSGDRWQGSLAALGGKGAFTKEVDAALLDGRVDLAVHCVKDVPGDRPAPAGTLMAAFMARDDVRDCLVHPGGLSIGELPAGTRIGTSAVRRVAQMALHWPHLTPVPIRGNANSRLAKLDAGEYDALLLAVSGLERIGLPERVTHPIGTDTIVPAVGAGTLVVQVRQDDTDLRDLVACLDDPRAVRETTAERTMLHILQGNCHSPIGALARTEPDGRLSLRARVISLDGKTVLDVHEWASDPITLGTSVAAALLRQGARDVLGL; encoded by the coding sequence ATGGCTGTGTCGCGTGTGGTGCGGGTCGGGACGCGGAACTCGCCGATGGCGCTCGCCCAGGTGGAGCGGGTCAAGGCGCTGCTGACGGCGGCGCATCCGGATGTCAGCGTCGAGGTCGTGTCCATGACGACCAGCGGGGACCGCTGGCAGGGCAGTCTCGCCGCGCTCGGCGGGAAGGGCGCGTTCACCAAGGAGGTCGACGCCGCGCTGCTGGACGGCCGGGTCGATCTGGCCGTGCACTGTGTCAAGGATGTGCCGGGTGACCGGCCCGCGCCGGCCGGGACCCTGATGGCCGCGTTCATGGCGCGTGACGACGTGCGGGACTGCCTGGTGCATCCGGGTGGGCTGTCGATCGGTGAGCTGCCGGCCGGGACCCGGATCGGCACGTCCGCGGTGCGCCGGGTGGCGCAGATGGCGTTGCACTGGCCGCACCTGACGCCGGTGCCGATCCGTGGTAACGCGAACTCGCGGCTGGCGAAGCTGGACGCCGGTGAGTACGACGCGCTGCTGCTGGCCGTGTCCGGGCTGGAGCGGATCGGCCTGCCGGAGCGGGTCACGCACCCGATCGGCACGGACACGATCGTGCCCGCGGTCGGCGCCGGGACGCTGGTGGTGCAGGTCCGTCAGGACGACACCGACCTGCGGGACCTGGTGGCGTGCCTGGACGATCCGCGGGCGGTCCGGGAGACCACGGCGGAGCGGACGATGCTGCACATCCTGCAGGGCAACTGCCACAGCCCGATCGGGGCGCTCGCGCGCACCGAGCCGGATGGCCGTCTCAGCCTCCGCGCCCGCGTGATCAGCCTGGACGGCAAGACCGTCCTGGACGTGCACGAGTGGGCGTCCGACCCGATCACGTTGGGCACGTCCGTCGCGGCGGCGCTACTGCGTCAGGGCGCCCGGGACGTGCTCGGCCTGTAG
- a CDS encoding SDR family NAD(P)-dependent oxidoreductase gives MSRHIALVTGANQGIGAAVAEALAARGDAVLLTGLAMPPSAHRPDPTMPAAYAADRATPVSAVADRINAAGGTAAAVEADLSGPDVAGPLFDAAEEHFGPVDILVNNASGWLADTFSPDATDTFGRPLTPVTVAGFDRQFAVDTRAPALLIAEFARRHALRGARWGRIVGLTSGSAHGFPGEASYGAAKAAHENYTMTAATELAPLGITANMVHPPVTDTGWITDAVASSVEADPHWLGVAAPSEVAEVIAWLTSDAARRITGHRISMR, from the coding sequence GTGAGCAGGCATATCGCGCTGGTGACGGGCGCGAACCAGGGGATCGGCGCGGCCGTCGCGGAGGCGCTCGCGGCGCGCGGCGACGCGGTGCTGCTGACCGGGCTGGCGATGCCGCCGTCCGCGCACCGGCCGGACCCGACGATGCCGGCCGCGTACGCCGCGGACCGGGCGACGCCGGTGTCGGCGGTCGCGGACCGGATCAACGCAGCCGGCGGCACGGCGGCCGCGGTCGAGGCGGACCTGTCCGGCCCCGACGTGGCCGGGCCGCTGTTCGACGCGGCCGAGGAGCACTTCGGACCGGTCGACATCCTGGTCAACAACGCCAGCGGCTGGCTCGCCGACACGTTCTCCCCGGACGCCACCGACACGTTCGGCCGGCCGCTCACACCGGTGACCGTGGCCGGATTCGACCGCCAGTTCGCGGTGGACACCCGCGCGCCCGCGCTGCTGATCGCCGAGTTCGCCCGCCGGCACGCTCTTCGCGGTGCCCGCTGGGGGCGGATCGTGGGCCTGACCTCCGGGTCCGCGCACGGATTCCCCGGCGAGGCGTCCTACGGCGCGGCGAAGGCGGCGCACGAGAACTACACGATGACCGCGGCGACCGAGCTGGCACCGCTGGGCATCACCGCGAACATGGTGCACCCGCCGGTCACCGACACCGGGTGGATCACGGACGCGGTCGCCTCCTCGGTCGAGGCCGACCCGCACTGGCTCGGCGTCGCCGCACCGTCCGAAGTCGCCGAGGTCATCGCGTGGCTGACCTCGGACGCCGCCCGCCGGATCACCGGTCACCGCATCTCCATGCGGTGA
- a CDS encoding ABC-F family ATP-binding cassette domain-containing protein: protein MLKAVSLSVSFVAEPLFTDVDLTLGPGDRVGLVGPNGAGKSTLLKVLTGQLRPDTGHVTRAPGTTIGYFAQQVPDPDQTVGDYLAAGLGEVHHLAARMHDLERRLATTPQVLDEYGRVQERWTDLRGWEAGNRLAEVRQRLDVAHLDDDAPLWRISGGEQARLTLARVLLATPETGEQILVLDEPTNHLDADGIDWLGRWLAAFPGGLLVVSHDRAFLDRTVTRIVELDGIHTEPQRYEGGYTAYREEKTRRWQALLLDYEAQQKDLRRWEDDIARTRQHALGVETTMRRGLGTDQLRRYAKKVAKKAKARERRLRRQMESARWIAQPQTRPPLTLAFGEAETSGLAAHGISVRTLLQDFDLDVAGGERVRITGPNGSGKTTLLRVLAGQLTPDAGEVTGAPVSLLPQTHDTLRTKATVLEHFRAHVPVYADEAEALLDAHLFGPETWDAPLATLSAGELRRLLLAIMVNSSARVLLLDEPTNYLDFDALDVIEEALRAYQGTLIVVTHDAYFAQAIGLNREVAL, encoded by the coding sequence ATGTTGAAAGCCGTCTCCCTGTCCGTCTCGTTCGTCGCCGAGCCGCTGTTCACCGACGTCGACCTGACGCTCGGCCCCGGTGACCGGGTCGGGCTGGTCGGGCCGAACGGTGCCGGCAAGTCCACGCTGCTGAAGGTCCTCACCGGACAGCTACGGCCGGACACCGGGCACGTCACGCGCGCGCCCGGCACCACGATCGGCTACTTCGCGCAGCAGGTCCCGGACCCGGACCAGACCGTCGGCGACTACCTCGCGGCCGGGCTCGGCGAGGTGCACCACCTCGCGGCCCGCATGCACGACCTGGAGCGCCGCCTGGCCACGACGCCGCAGGTCCTCGACGAGTACGGGCGGGTTCAGGAGCGCTGGACCGACCTGCGCGGCTGGGAGGCCGGCAACCGGCTCGCCGAGGTCCGGCAACGCCTCGACGTCGCACACCTCGACGACGACGCCCCGCTGTGGCGGATCTCCGGCGGCGAGCAGGCCCGGCTCACGCTCGCCCGGGTGCTGCTGGCCACGCCGGAGACCGGCGAGCAGATCCTGGTCCTGGACGAGCCGACGAACCACCTGGACGCGGACGGCATCGACTGGCTGGGCCGGTGGCTGGCCGCGTTCCCGGGCGGCCTGCTCGTCGTCAGCCACGACCGGGCGTTCCTGGACCGGACCGTGACCCGCATCGTCGAGCTCGACGGCATCCACACCGAGCCGCAACGGTACGAGGGGGGCTACACCGCGTACCGCGAGGAGAAGACCCGCCGCTGGCAGGCACTCCTGCTCGACTACGAGGCACAGCAGAAGGACCTGCGCCGCTGGGAGGACGACATCGCGCGCACCCGGCAGCACGCGCTCGGCGTCGAGACGACCATGCGCAGAGGCCTGGGCACAGACCAACTCCGGCGGTACGCCAAGAAGGTCGCGAAGAAGGCGAAGGCGCGCGAGCGGCGGCTGCGCCGGCAGATGGAGTCGGCACGGTGGATCGCGCAGCCGCAGACCCGCCCGCCGCTGACGCTCGCGTTCGGCGAGGCGGAGACGTCCGGGCTGGCCGCCCACGGGATCTCCGTCCGTACCCTGCTGCAAGATTTCGATCTTGATGTGGCGGGCGGGGAACGGGTGCGGATCACCGGGCCGAACGGGTCCGGGAAGACCACGCTGCTGCGCGTGCTGGCCGGGCAGCTGACCCCGGACGCGGGCGAGGTGACCGGCGCGCCGGTGTCGCTGCTCCCGCAGACCCACGACACGCTGCGCACCAAGGCCACGGTGCTGGAGCACTTCCGGGCGCACGTGCCGGTCTACGCCGACGAGGCCGAGGCGCTGCTGGACGCGCACCTGTTCGGGCCGGAGACCTGGGACGCGCCGCTGGCCACGCTGTCCGCGGGGGAGCTGCGCCGGCTGCTGCTCGCCATCATGGTCAACTCGTCCGCGCGGGTGCTGCTGCTGGACGAGCCGACGAACTACCTGGACTTCGACGCACTCGACGTGATCGAGGAGGCGCTGCGCGCGTACCAGGGGACGCTGATCGTGGTGACCCACGACGCGTACTTCGCGCAGGCCATCGGACTGAATCGGGAGGTGGCGCTGTGA
- a CDS encoding VOC family protein — MFDHVGVQVADVERSLAFYLGVFAPIGMREVKRFPVPPSIVVGLGLGGEPGFWLSPSGGPETRELHIAFPAPDRAAVDAVHKAAVAAGARVLHPPRIWPEYHPGYYAVFLRDPDGHNVEAVHHTL, encoded by the coding sequence ATGTTCGATCACGTGGGCGTCCAGGTCGCGGACGTCGAGAGGTCCCTCGCGTTCTACCTGGGCGTCTTCGCCCCGATCGGGATGCGCGAGGTGAAACGCTTCCCGGTGCCACCGTCGATCGTGGTCGGCCTCGGCCTCGGCGGCGAGCCCGGCTTCTGGCTCAGCCCGTCCGGCGGCCCGGAGACGCGCGAGCTGCACATCGCGTTCCCGGCCCCCGACCGGGCCGCGGTCGACGCGGTCCACAAGGCCGCGGTCGCGGCCGGCGCCCGGGTGCTGCACCCACCCCGCATCTGGCCGGAATACCACCCGGGTTACTACGCGGTCTTCCTCCGCGACCCGGACGGCCACAACGTCGAGGCGGTCCACCACACCCTCTGA
- a CDS encoding SMI1/KNR4 family protein — protein MGRLWPDGGPWVVVPTSAGVDWEAAVAALAAASSVRVAVVAIGGPVGRARPAVATRAELRDTGADPLTLTETFDLVSTLALTHGLVLVAGVPGLLVPVGEAGWTMTDLAARLGAPVVVVTGEDPDAANHTTLALGALTGRGLAGTVVTVGGPATPERLAPMDRTAAGPAGGPPPMPERAEDGVTAATDGGTPAAAPADREARAGSGTDPGAAAQGATDAEAPAPGDLADRLPVTPAGRIPAGVDVSDREAARGYLNPMLHASSGRDPESAPAARPAVPAAPPVTSGVRVALALIALFVTMSLAAVGLAFCDRPESREVTAGWTAAPSPRVPAPTPSPSLTGVPVAQVCPVDQLDGEPARPGADVTSRVDGAWERIETWLAAKAPASHASLRPGARAADIDAAQERMSVAFPPDLVASLLRHDGAEGGDFPLPFMHEPVSVARIVQDRQMLCRVLADSFPDLDWWWNEGYIPFANSGAGARLFIDQRRDSPVPGRIGLFHDEDGGHFDDDWPTSVAELLEQTATSLETGQPFAGHYRPALTGDRLEWIML, from the coding sequence GTGGGCAGACTGTGGCCGGACGGCGGACCGTGGGTCGTGGTGCCCACGTCCGCGGGCGTGGACTGGGAGGCCGCGGTCGCGGCGCTGGCGGCGGCGTCGTCGGTGCGGGTCGCGGTGGTGGCGATCGGCGGGCCCGTCGGCCGGGCTCGCCCGGCCGTGGCCACCCGGGCCGAGCTGCGCGACACCGGCGCGGATCCGCTGACGCTGACGGAGACGTTCGACCTCGTCTCCACGCTGGCGCTCACGCACGGGCTGGTGCTGGTCGCGGGCGTGCCGGGCCTGCTCGTCCCGGTCGGCGAGGCCGGCTGGACCATGACGGACCTGGCCGCCCGGCTGGGCGCCCCGGTCGTGGTCGTCACCGGCGAGGACCCGGACGCGGCCAACCACACGACGCTCGCGCTCGGCGCGCTGACCGGCCGGGGCCTCGCCGGCACGGTCGTCACGGTCGGCGGGCCGGCCACGCCGGAGCGGCTCGCGCCGATGGATAGGACAGCCGCAGGCCCGGCCGGCGGTCCGCCACCGATGCCGGAACGCGCCGAGGACGGCGTGACGGCCGCGACGGATGGCGGCACGCCCGCCGCGGCGCCGGCAGACCGGGAGGCGCGAGCCGGCAGCGGTACGGATCCGGGCGCGGCAGCTCAGGGCGCCACGGACGCGGAGGCCCCGGCACCTGGTGATCTTGCGGATCGGTTACCCGTCACGCCGGCCGGGCGGATTCCCGCCGGCGTGGATGTGTCGGACCGGGAGGCCGCGCGTGGCTACCTCAACCCGATGCTGCACGCCTCCAGCGGCCGCGACCCGGAATCCGCGCCGGCGGCGCGCCCCGCCGTCCCTGCTGCGCCGCCGGTGACCAGCGGGGTCCGGGTGGCGCTCGCGCTGATCGCGCTGTTCGTGACGATGTCGCTGGCCGCGGTCGGGCTGGCGTTCTGCGACCGGCCGGAGTCGCGGGAGGTCACCGCCGGGTGGACGGCCGCGCCGAGCCCGCGCGTTCCCGCACCGACGCCGTCGCCGTCGCTCACTGGCGTGCCGGTGGCGCAGGTCTGCCCGGTGGACCAGCTCGACGGTGAGCCGGCCCGGCCGGGTGCGGACGTGACGAGCCGGGTCGACGGCGCATGGGAGCGGATCGAGACGTGGCTGGCCGCGAAGGCGCCGGCCAGCCACGCGTCGCTGCGGCCCGGCGCCCGCGCGGCCGACATCGACGCGGCGCAGGAGCGCATGTCGGTGGCGTTCCCACCGGACCTGGTCGCGTCGCTGCTGCGGCACGACGGCGCCGAGGGCGGCGACTTCCCGTTGCCGTTCATGCACGAGCCGGTGAGCGTGGCCCGGATCGTCCAGGACCGGCAGATGCTCTGCAGGGTCCTCGCCGACTCGTTCCCCGACCTGGACTGGTGGTGGAACGAGGGATACATCCCGTTCGCGAATTCCGGCGCCGGGGCACGCCTGTTCATCGACCAGCGCCGGGACAGCCCGGTGCCCGGCCGGATCGGCCTGTTCCACGACGAGGACGGCGGGCATTTCGACGACGACTGGCCCACCTCGGTCGCCGAGCTTCTGGAGCAGACCGCCACGTCACTGGAGACCGGTCAGCCGTTCGCCGGCCACTACCGCCCCGCACTCACCGGCGACCGCCTGGAGTGGATCATGCTCTGA
- a CDS encoding GNAT family N-acetyltransferase: MTTPMITQAVPGDRERVVATFVAAFEADPVLRHLFPGDSYTALAPAFAGHLFDRRVASGTVWLAEGGAAVAMWDPPGPGGAWPPAASYLPAEAAARVDAYDAVIHPHLPAGPHWYLGVLARDPAHAGRRLGRAVMEPGLRRAAADGLPAYLETATPVNVALYQRSGWTVAHQLTASGLDAWILRHPGLPS; the protein is encoded by the coding sequence GTGACTACACCGATGATCACCCAGGCGGTGCCGGGTGACCGGGAACGGGTCGTCGCCACGTTCGTCGCGGCGTTCGAGGCCGATCCCGTGCTGCGGCACCTGTTTCCCGGTGACTCCTACACGGCGCTGGCGCCCGCGTTCGCCGGGCACCTGTTCGACCGGCGGGTCGCCTCCGGGACGGTGTGGCTCGCCGAGGGCGGGGCCGCGGTCGCGATGTGGGACCCGCCCGGTCCCGGAGGCGCGTGGCCGCCGGCCGCGTCCTACCTGCCCGCGGAGGCGGCGGCCCGGGTCGACGCCTACGACGCGGTGATCCACCCGCACCTGCCGGCCGGGCCGCACTGGTATCTGGGCGTGCTCGCCCGCGACCCGGCGCACGCCGGGCGGCGACTCGGGCGCGCGGTGATGGAGCCGGGACTGCGCCGTGCCGCCGCGGACGGGCTGCCCGCCTACCTGGAGACCGCCACGCCGGTCAACGTGGCCCTCTACCAGCGCTCCGGCTGGACGGTCGCACACCAGCTGACCGCGTCCGGCCTCGACGCCTGGATCCTGCGGCACCCCGGACTGCCGTCCTAA
- a CDS encoding pentapeptide repeat-containing protein — protein sequence MAIDPTRLPRTDTVIRDADWALDDLSGQVHERVAFSGVDLTEATSTGASFSDCVFTRCRFNAGTHVRTAMVNCVFVGCSFFEVNLEECKLVGSVFEDCTFGLFRAAGGDWSFVSLAGADLKKATITGVRMREADLSGVKAAHAKFLGVDLASASFRGADLSGADLRGSNLEALDPLTATLKGAVIDTAGAVQIAGALGLDVR from the coding sequence ATGGCGATCGACCCGACTCGGCTTCCGAGGACCGACACCGTGATCCGTGACGCCGACTGGGCGCTGGACGACCTGTCGGGGCAGGTGCACGAGCGGGTGGCGTTCTCCGGGGTGGATCTGACGGAGGCGACGAGCACGGGCGCGAGCTTCAGCGACTGCGTGTTCACGCGGTGCCGGTTCAACGCGGGGACTCACGTCCGTACCGCGATGGTGAACTGTGTCTTTGTGGGGTGTTCGTTCTTCGAGGTGAACCTGGAGGAGTGCAAGCTGGTCGGGAGCGTCTTCGAGGACTGCACGTTCGGGCTGTTCAGGGCGGCCGGCGGGGACTGGTCGTTCGTCTCGCTCGCCGGCGCGGATCTGAAGAAGGCCACGATCACGGGGGTACGGATGCGCGAGGCCGACCTGTCCGGCGTCAAGGCGGCGCACGCGAAGTTCCTCGGCGTCGACCTGGCGAGCGCGTCGTTCCGGGGTGCCGACCTCAGCGGGGCCGACCTGCGGGGCAGCAACCTGGAGGCGCTCGACCCGCTCACCGCGACGCTGAAGGGCGCCGTGATCGACACCGCCGGAGCGGTGCAGATCGCCGGCGCCCTGGGCCTCGACGTGCGCTGA
- the cydB gene encoding cytochrome d ubiquinol oxidase subunit II yields MDLATFWFILIGVLFVGYFVLEGFDFGVGMLLPVLGRDDRERRVVINTIGPVWDGNEVWLITAGGAMFAAFPEWYATLFSGFYLPLLLILVALIVRAVGFDYRGKRADAAWKRNWDIAIIFGSYTPALLWGVAFANIVRGVPIDANFDYTGGFFNLLNPYALLGGITMVALCLTHGAVFLALKTEGDIRVRANRIGGRAGLIAAVLAVTFLAWTVSAHGGNAASVAISAVAALALAGALLANRAGREGWAFVGTAITIGLAVVTLFTVLFPNVMPSSTDPANTLTIANASSSAYTLKIMTWVALVFTPIVLLYQGWTYWVFRKRIGVHHIPDDGAVSSPAGSAVGGA; encoded by the coding sequence GTGGATCTCGCAACCTTCTGGTTCATCCTCATCGGCGTGCTGTTCGTCGGCTACTTCGTCCTGGAGGGCTTCGACTTCGGCGTCGGCATGCTGCTGCCCGTGCTCGGCCGCGACGACAGGGAACGCCGCGTCGTCATCAACACCATCGGCCCGGTCTGGGACGGCAACGAGGTCTGGCTGATCACCGCGGGCGGCGCCATGTTCGCCGCGTTCCCGGAGTGGTACGCCACGCTGTTCTCCGGCTTCTACCTGCCGCTGCTGCTGATCCTCGTCGCGCTGATCGTCCGCGCGGTCGGTTTCGACTACCGCGGCAAGCGTGCCGACGCCGCGTGGAAGCGCAACTGGGACATCGCGATCATCTTCGGGTCGTACACGCCGGCGCTGCTCTGGGGTGTGGCCTTCGCGAACATCGTCCGGGGCGTGCCGATCGACGCGAACTTCGACTACACCGGCGGATTCTTCAACCTGCTCAACCCGTACGCACTGCTCGGCGGCATCACCATGGTCGCGCTGTGCCTCACGCACGGCGCGGTGTTCCTGGCGCTGAAGACCGAGGGCGACATCCGGGTCCGGGCCAACCGGATCGGCGGCCGGGCCGGGCTGATCGCTGCGGTCCTGGCGGTCACGTTCCTGGCCTGGACGGTCTCCGCGCACGGCGGAAACGCCGCTTCCGTGGCGATCTCGGCCGTCGCGGCGCTCGCGCTGGCCGGCGCGTTGCTGGCGAACCGGGCCGGCCGGGAGGGCTGGGCGTTCGTCGGCACCGCGATCACCATCGGGCTCGCGGTGGTCACGCTGTTCACCGTGCTGTTCCCGAACGTGATGCCGTCCTCGACCGACCCGGCCAACACGCTGACCATCGCGAACGCGTCGTCCAGCGCGTACACGCTGAAGATCATGACGTGGGTCGCGCTGGTGTTCACCCCGATCGTGCTGCTCTACCAGGGCTGGACGTACTGGGTGTTCCGCAAGCGCATCGGCGTGCACCACATCCCCGACGACGGTGCGGTCTCCTCCCCGGCCGGCTCCGCCGTCGGCGGTGCGTGA
- a CDS encoding cytochrome ubiquinol oxidase subunit I, whose amino-acid sequence MDALDVARWQFGVTTVYHFLFVPMTIGMSLLVAIMQTIWYRTRDEKWLRLTKFFGKLFLINFAMGIVTGIVQEFQFGMNWSDYSRFVGDVFGSLLAIEALVAFFLESTFLGLWIFGWERLPKPIHLATIWAASIGTILSMYFILAANSWMQNPVGFHINPDTGRAELNSIGALLTNKVTLATFPHTFFGALMVAGGMVVAVALWHLYRGRDDQKPAFRTAVTFGGWVTILATAGTLISGDFQGKIMTEVQPMKMAAAEGLYETTSSAPFSLLTIGSLDGSREVFAITVPDLLSWLGKGDIHAEIEGIDNLQEQYTAQYGAGVNYAPIIPVTYWSFRMMIFFGLAAGALALLTLWMTRKGRTPASRLLLMAALTLPILPLIANSFGWIFTEMGRQPWLVFGEMLTRDGVSRSVSMAEVITSFTTFTLLYAALAVVEVKLLLKYAKGGLPEIHPEPDSDEKDDENRPLAFAY is encoded by the coding sequence TTGGACGCGTTGGATGTCGCGCGGTGGCAGTTCGGTGTCACCACCGTCTATCACTTCCTCTTCGTCCCGATGACGATCGGCATGTCGCTGCTCGTCGCGATCATGCAGACGATCTGGTACCGGACGCGCGACGAGAAGTGGCTGCGCCTGACCAAGTTCTTCGGGAAGCTCTTCCTGATCAACTTCGCCATGGGCATCGTCACCGGCATCGTGCAGGAGTTCCAGTTCGGCATGAACTGGTCGGACTACTCCCGGTTCGTCGGTGACGTCTTCGGCTCGCTGCTGGCCATCGAGGCGCTGGTCGCGTTCTTCCTCGAGTCGACCTTCCTCGGCCTGTGGATCTTCGGGTGGGAGCGGCTGCCGAAGCCGATCCACCTGGCCACGATCTGGGCCGCGTCGATCGGCACGATCCTGAGCATGTACTTCATCCTCGCGGCGAACTCCTGGATGCAGAACCCGGTCGGCTTCCACATCAACCCGGACACCGGCCGCGCGGAGCTGAACTCGATCGGCGCGCTGCTGACCAACAAGGTCACCCTGGCCACGTTCCCGCACACGTTCTTCGGCGCGCTGATGGTCGCGGGCGGCATGGTCGTCGCGGTCGCGCTCTGGCACCTCTACCGCGGCCGGGACGACCAGAAGCCGGCGTTCCGCACGGCGGTGACGTTCGGCGGCTGGGTCACCATCCTGGCCACGGCCGGCACGCTGATCTCCGGCGACTTCCAGGGCAAGATCATGACCGAGGTGCAGCCGATGAAGATGGCCGCAGCCGAGGGGCTCTACGAGACGACCAGCTCCGCGCCGTTCTCGCTGCTCACGATCGGCAGCCTGGACGGCAGCCGGGAGGTCTTCGCGATCACCGTCCCGGACCTGCTGTCCTGGCTCGGCAAGGGTGACATCCACGCGGAGATCGAGGGCATCGACAACCTTCAGGAGCAATACACCGCGCAGTACGGCGCGGGCGTCAACTACGCGCCGATCATCCCGGTCACGTACTGGTCGTTCCGCATGATGATCTTCTTCGGTCTGGCCGCCGGCGCGCTCGCGCTGCTCACGCTCTGGATGACCCGCAAGGGCCGCACCCCGGCCAGCAGGCTGCTGCTGATGGCCGCGCTCACGCTGCCGATCCTGCCGCTGATCGCGAACTCGTTCGGCTGGATCTTCACGGAGATGGGCCGCCAGCCGTGGCTCGTCTTCGGCGAGATGCTCACCCGCGACGGCGTGTCCCGCAGCGTCTCGATGGCCGAGGTGATCACGTCGTTCACCACGTTCACGCTGCTCTACGCCGCGCTCGCGGTCGTCGAGGTGAAGCTGCTGCTCAAGTACGCCAAGGGCGGCCTGCCGGAGATCCACCCCGAACCCGACAGCGACGAGAAGGACGACGAGAACCGTCCGCTCGCGTTCGCGTACTGA
- a CDS encoding lysophospholipid acyltransferase family protein, which translates to MTDTTPWTAPGVWRGLLLAARGVVGATARLRVTGDVPAPLRRGPLILAANHISPADPVVMMAACRTAGIAPRIMATGGVFRTPVLGAVMRASGQIRVDRRSATVARALDDATAALRQGSVVLIYPEGRIGLDPGMWPERGKTGAARLALATGAPVIPVAQWGGHELIPYDTARLGANARAVLRDLRRRPVVRVGFGPPVDLSGLTEATPGDAQRATDRIIDAITATLTPLRTDEPDRPRHRDPTRPADISRMHRRHA; encoded by the coding sequence GTGACCGACACCACCCCGTGGACCGCGCCCGGCGTCTGGCGCGGCCTGCTGCTCGCCGCCCGCGGCGTGGTCGGCGCGACCGCCCGGCTGCGCGTCACCGGCGACGTCCCCGCGCCGCTGCGCCGCGGCCCGCTCATCCTCGCCGCCAACCACATCAGCCCGGCCGACCCGGTCGTCATGATGGCCGCCTGCCGCACCGCCGGGATCGCCCCGCGGATCATGGCGACCGGCGGCGTGTTCCGGACCCCCGTGCTCGGCGCCGTGATGCGCGCGTCCGGGCAGATCCGGGTGGACCGGCGCAGCGCCACCGTGGCCCGCGCGCTCGACGACGCCACGGCCGCGCTCCGCCAGGGCTCGGTAGTGCTGATCTACCCGGAGGGCCGGATCGGGCTGGACCCGGGCATGTGGCCGGAGCGCGGCAAGACCGGCGCGGCCCGGCTCGCGCTGGCCACCGGCGCACCGGTCATCCCGGTCGCGCAGTGGGGCGGCCACGAACTGATCCCCTACGACACCGCGCGACTCGGCGCGAACGCCCGCGCGGTCCTGCGCGACCTGCGGCGACGGCCGGTCGTCCGGGTCGGTTTCGGGCCGCCGGTCGACCTGTCCGGGCTGACCGAGGCGACGCCCGGCGACGCGCAACGCGCCACCGACCGGATCATCGACGCGATCACGGCCACGCTCACGCCGCTGCGGACGGACGAACCGGACCGCCCGCGGCACCGCGACCCGACCCGTCCGGCGGACATCTCGCGCATGCACCGTCGCCATGCATGA